The sequence ACCTACAAGCGCTACGAAGAAATGATCGGCCATTTCCCGGATATACGGCAGAGAGACGGTTCAGGGGACTGAACGGCGCCTAGGCGAAGAAGGTCCGCTTGACGATCTCAATGTTGTGCAGGTGCACATGCAGGGCAATGGCATTGGCGTCAGGCGTTTGCGGCTGGGCTTCGATCCACGCGTCGGGGCGGTAGGCACTGATCGCGTCGAACGTCTTGAGCAGCGCCCTTTCCCAGATCTCGGGCCGGGGGGCATCCGTAAAACGCCCATGGTCATCGGCCCTTTTGAAACGTATGAGCGCTTCGAGCAGTGCGTCATCCTTGTTGAAACTCTCGAAGAAATCCGCGATCTGGTAGACGCTCATCTGGGGAAGCCGGGGAAGCTTGACATGGTTTTCACTCAGGAAAAGAACCCGTTCTTTTATCGGTGCAGGCATCTGAAGATCGATCCGCGGTTCGATCTTGTCGGGATCCCCGTGGCGCGTACCGTTGCCGTAGGTGCGGAAACAGAAGGGCTTGGCGACGTCATGATACAGCGCAGTGAGCTTCAGCAGCGGCGCTTCGTTTTTCAGCTCACGGAGCACCATCATCACGTGGGCGAACAGCGAAGCTTCGCGGTGGTACTTCGTTCCCTCTTTAAAGGCCGTCATCGCGAAGATCGAGGGGAAAACAGCGTCCAGCACGCCCAGTTCGAAAAGGGTTTCGAAGAAGAGATGGGTCTCCGGAAGGGCAAGCACCTTTTCCACCTCTTCCCAGACCCGGTCGGGCTGCAGGGTTTCCAGCTCGTCCCGCATCCCGTAAACAAGGACCCGCGTCGAAGCATGAATATTCCAGCCGGTCCCGTAGGTCGCACGCAGCCGCGCCAGCCGCAGGACCCGCATGGGCTCCTCCGCGAACGCTTCTGTCGTATGGCGAAATATCCGCTTCTCGATATCTTCTCTGCCGTTAAAGGGGTCGATATAGAGACCTTCCTCTTCATCGTAGGCGACGGCATCAATGGTCAGATCCTGCCGCTTCAAAACCGCTTCGATGCCTGTCTCCAATCCTGAGACCTCCGCCAGCGTCAGTCTGCTGCCGTCGTCTCTTATAAAAAATGGATGGGCATCTTCCACCTGCTCCAGATCTGCAAAATCTTCCGGCGCGTACCCTACGGCGACATACTCTTTCTGCGAGACCGCCCTGCCCATGAGCGCATCTCTGACCGCAGTGCCGACGAGGTAGATTTTCTTTTCGTGCACCTATCTCTCCTTCTTTGACGGATCATCACCCGATGCAAAATGCCTGTATCCGTCAACGACTTCGCATCGTTCGAACAGACAGTCACTGTAACCCGGTACCCGGCAGTGAACAATGGATGCCATTATATAAGAAAGAGAGGATCAAAATTGAAAGCGATGGTGTAATTTAGAGGCAGTCGCCCTGAATGCGTACTAGCGTACGCGTAGGGGTGCGCGGCGCAGGGGATGCGCTGCTGTTCTTAGTTTTTGTCCTGGTCGACGATTTTGTTCGCTTTGATCCAAGGCATCATTTCGCGAAGGCGTGCACCGGTCTGCTCGAGCGGGTGCGCTTTGAGGTTGTTGCGCTCTGCGTTCATGCGCGGGTAGCCTGCCTGGCCTTCAAGGACGAAGTCTTTGGCGAACTGGCCGTTCTGGATCTC is a genomic window of Sulfurimonas sp. HSL1-2 containing:
- a CDS encoding polynucleotide adenylyltransferase translates to MHEKKIYLVGTAVRDALMGRAVSQKEYVAVGYAPEDFADLEQVEDAHPFFIRDDGSRLTLAEVSGLETGIEAVLKRQDLTIDAVAYDEEEGLYIDPFNGREDIEKRIFRHTTEAFAEEPMRVLRLARLRATYGTGWNIHASTRVLVYGMRDELETLQPDRVWEEVEKVLALPETHLFFETLFELGVLDAVFPSIFAMTAFKEGTKYHREASLFAHVMMVLRELKNEAPLLKLTALYHDVAKPFCFRTYGNGTRHGDPDKIEPRIDLQMPAPIKERVLFLSENHVKLPRLPQMSVYQIADFFESFNKDDALLEALIRFKRADDHGRFTDAPRPEIWERALLKTFDAISAYRPDAWIEAQPQTPDANAIALHVHLHNIEIVKRTFFA